In Gossypium raimondii isolate GPD5lz chromosome 12, ASM2569854v1, whole genome shotgun sequence, a single window of DNA contains:
- the LOC128035616 gene encoding glutamate--cysteine ligase, chloroplastic-like yields the protein MVLVYKAGSFYCIRSDITRGRTGQNVAFGVVNNVEASIMREKWVNFTSLTCKNARVAQFFPLETMGFRSKRRNSVIVAATPPTEDALIATEPLTKQDLIGYLASGYCIFHC from the coding sequence ATGGTGCTTGTTTATAAGGCAGGCTCATTTTATTGCATCCGTAGTGATATAACCCGGGGTAGAACCGGGCAGAATGTGGCTTTTGGTGTGGTAAACAATGTTGAGGCTTCTATAATGAGGGAAAAATGGGTCAATTTTACTTCTTTAACATGCAAAAATGCCAGGGTAGCGCAGTTCTTTCCTCTAGAAACTATGGGATTTCGAAGCAAAAGAAGGAATAGTGTGATTGTTGCAGCAACCCCTCCCACAGAGGATGCTTTGATTGCTACAGAACCATTGACGAAACAGGATCTTATTGGATACCTTGCATCTGGAT
- the LOC105764212 gene encoding transcription factor bHLH162, with translation MEYLTDNLGGNKGMKRSRCSSAKVERKIIEKNRRNHMKNLYSMLNSLLPHQNSKEPLSLPDQVDEAVKYIKRLQTKLKESRERKESLMGRTRSYRCTHSNDSTKPAEIRINENGSAMEVALMTGPGSQYMFYEMIRIFHEDGAHVLSYNFWVVGNTIFHIVHAEIGEFGVAKIIKEKLNKFVNEDRCREEELEQELYWDYEIPPETWNFHVM, from the exons ATGGAATACTTGACTGATAATTTGGGTGGGAATAAGGGAATGAAAAGGTCTCGTTGTTCTTCAGCTAAGGTTGAGAGGAAGATCATTGAGAAAAACAGGAGAAATCATATGAAGAATTTGTACTCCATGCTCAATTCTCTACTCCCCCATCAAAATTCCAag GAGCCATTGTCACTACCTGATCAAGTAGATGAAGCTGTGAAATACATAAAGAGGCTGCAAACAAAGTTGAAGGAATCTAGGGAGAGAAAGGAAAGCCTAATGGGAAGAACGAGATCCTACAGATGCACCCACAGTAATGATAGTACTAAACCTGCTGAAATTAGGATTAACGAAAACGGTTCAGCTATGGAGGTGGCTTTGATGACAGGGCCCGGCAGTCAGTACATGTTTTATGAGATGATCCGCATATTTCATGAAGATGGAGCTCATGTACTGAGCTACAATTTCTGGGTTGTTGGGAATACAATTTTCCACATTGTTCATGCTGAG ATTGGAGAATTTGGTGTAGCGAAAATAATAAAGGAGAAATTGAACAAGTTTGTGAATGAAGACAGGTGCAGGGAAGAGGAACTTGAACAAGAGCTATATTGGGACTACGAAATCCCTCCCGAAACGTGGAATTTCCATGTCATGTGA